The following proteins are co-located in the Vigna angularis cultivar LongXiaoDou No.4 chromosome 2, ASM1680809v1, whole genome shotgun sequence genome:
- the LOC108328776 gene encoding uncharacterized protein LOC108328776 isoform X2 yields the protein MKRRNTQMKITVLSTVLLGCLLVMNVQGDSSPGKIENKNKLGDAAQEEAFVRSGAGHVRKIGGKKFSRKEVKYVADGETSKISGNDNHGLKPSGSYQNNEAQFVIMEPKQYLKSTKFVIRRSIFTNTNLKSCSPDCNSVSPKQGISEEAAKSSAQKDETQRFAEAAKEIASLIYKDYRGKPSHRPPINNQEPRN from the exons ATGAAAAGAAGAAACACTCAGATGAAGATCACCGTGCTCTCAACAGTTTTACTAGGATGTCTCTTGGTCATGAATGTCCAAGGGGATTCTTCACCAG GTAAGATAGAGAACAAAAACAAGCTTGGAGATGCTGCTCAAGAG GAAGCATTTGTGAGAAGTGGAGCTGGTCACGTGAGGAAGATTGGAGGAAAGAAATTCAGCAGAAAGGAGGTGAAATATGTTGCAGATGGAGAGACTTCAAAGATTTCAG GTAACGATAACCATGGTTTGAAGCCTTCTGGATCATACCAAAACAATGAGGCTCAG TTTGTGATAATGGAGCCAAAACAATATTTGAAATCCACCAAATTTGTTATCCGAAGAAGTATATTTACCAACACGAACTTGAAGTCATGTTCACCAGATTGCAATTCTGTGTCACCTAAACAAGGAATTTCTGAAGAAGCGGCAAAAAGTAGTGCGCAAAAAGACGAGACACAGAGATTTGCTGAGGCTGCAAAAGAGATTGCAAGCCTGATATATAAGGATTATAGGGGAAAACCAAGTCACAGGCCACCCATCAATAACCAAGAGCCTAGAAATTGA
- the LOC108329730 gene encoding F-box/kelch-repeat protein At5g15710 isoform X1, whose translation MDCAGHSSKSGSGVCVAQSVENGGFGGDGRCCKQASPPRSGGSRNTSPMGRGGSRNTSPSRQKVVKTKPRGLDEETLATFGKVVHADVQMEDNIWAMLPEDLLHEILARVPPFLIFRLRLVCKRWNSLLQDSSFLKFHSSVPSHGPCLLTFWKNTQIPQCSVFSLPLKSWYRIPFTFLPPWAFWLVGSSGGLVCFSGHDGLMFKTLVCNPLTQTWRALPSMHYHQQRQLILVVDRVDRSFKVIATSDIYGDKSLPTEVYDSKIDSWTIHQIMPAVNLCSSKMAYCDSRLYLETLSPLGLMMYRLDTGHWEHIPAKFPRSLLDGYLVAGTQKRLFLVGRIGLYSTLQSMRIWELDHTKFTWVEISRMPPKYFRALLRLSAERFECFGQDNLICFTSWNQGKGLLYDVDKKIWSWIGGCALQSYNNQVCFYEPSHCSILFS comes from the exons ATGGATTGTGCTGGGCATTCTTCTAAATCAGGGTCTGGAGTTTGTGTTGCTCAATCAGTAGAAAATGGAGGTTTTGGTGGAGATGGGAGGTGCTGCAAGCAAGCTTCCCCTCCAAGGAGTGGTGGGTCCAGGAATACTAGTCCAATGGGGCGGGGAGGGTCCAGGAACACGAGCCCTTCGCGGCAGAAGGTTGTTAAGACCAAGCCAAGGGGTTTGGATGAGGAAACTCTTGCCACATTTGGTAAGGTAGTGCATGCTGATGTTCAAATGGAGGATAATATATGGGCAATGTTGCCCGAGGACTTGTTGCATGAGATCTTAGCTAGGGTGCCTCCGTTTTTAATTTTCCGCCTCCGATTGGTTTGTAAACGGTGGAATTCTCTGCTTCAAGATAGTAGTTTTCTCAAATTCCATTCCAGTGTGCCATCACACGGGCCGTGTCTCCTTACATTTTGGAAGAACACGCAGATCCCGCAGTGTTCTGTTTTCAGCTTACCACTGAAATCTTGGTATAGAATACCGTTCACTTTCTTGCCACCATGGGCATTCTGGTTAGTTGGCTCTTCTGGTGGTCTTGTTTGCTTTTCTGGGCATGATGGACTAATGTTCAAGACCCTGGTGTGTAACCCTCTAACTCAAACTTGGAGGGCATTGCCTAGTATGCATTACCATCAACAAAGGCAACTGATATTGGTTGTTGATCGGGTGGATCGGTCATTTAAAGTGATAGCCACCAGCGATATTTACGGTGACAAGTCATTGCCAACTGAAGTTTATGACTCAAAGATCGACAGTTGGACAATTCATCAGATTATGCCAGCAGTTAATCTCTGCTCTTCAAAAATGGCCTATTGTGACTCCAGATTGTACTTAGAAACCCTTTCACCGCTGGGTCTGATGATGTATAGATTAGACACAGGTCACTGGGAACATATTCCGGCTAAGTTTCCTCGATCTTTGTTGGATGGTTATTTGGTTGCTGGTACCCAAAAACGTCTTTTTCTTGTTGGAAGGATTGGCCTTTATAGTACTCTTCAGAGTATGAGAATTTGGGAATTGGATCATACCAAATTTACGTGGGTGGAGATCAGTAGGATGCCCCCGAAGTATTTTCGTGCTTTATTGAGATTATCAGCGGAGCGATTTGAATGCTTTGGGCAGGATAATCTAATCTGCTTCACGTCTTGGAACCAAGGGAAAGGCCTTCTATATGATGTGGATAAAAAGATCTGGTCATGGATTGGTGGGTGTGCTCTCCAGTCATACAACAATCAAGTTTGTTTCTATGAGCCGAG TCATTGTTCTATTCTGTTTTCGTAG
- the LOC108329730 gene encoding F-box/kelch-repeat protein At5g15710 isoform X2, which produces MDCAGHSSKSGSGVCVAQSVENGGFGGDGRCCKQASPPRSGGSRNTSPMGRGGSRNTSPSRQKVVKTKPRGLDEETLATFGKVVHADVQMEDNIWAMLPEDLLHEILARVPPFLIFRLRLVCKRWNSLLQDSSFLKFHSSVPSHGPCLLTFWKNTQIPQCSVFSLPLKSWYRIPFTFLPPWAFWLVGSSGGLVCFSGHDGLMFKTLVCNPLTQTWRALPSMHYHQQRQLILVVDRVDRSFKVIATSDIYGDKSLPTEVYDSKIDSWTIHQIMPAVNLCSSKMAYCDSRLYLETLSPLGLMMYRLDTGHWEHIPAKFPRSLLDGYLVAGTQKRLFLVGRIGLYSTLQSMRIWELDHTKFTWVEISRMPPKYFRALLRLSAERFECFGQDNLICFTSWNQGKGLLYDVDKKIWSWIGGCALQSYNNQVCFYEPRFDASIY; this is translated from the coding sequence ATGGATTGTGCTGGGCATTCTTCTAAATCAGGGTCTGGAGTTTGTGTTGCTCAATCAGTAGAAAATGGAGGTTTTGGTGGAGATGGGAGGTGCTGCAAGCAAGCTTCCCCTCCAAGGAGTGGTGGGTCCAGGAATACTAGTCCAATGGGGCGGGGAGGGTCCAGGAACACGAGCCCTTCGCGGCAGAAGGTTGTTAAGACCAAGCCAAGGGGTTTGGATGAGGAAACTCTTGCCACATTTGGTAAGGTAGTGCATGCTGATGTTCAAATGGAGGATAATATATGGGCAATGTTGCCCGAGGACTTGTTGCATGAGATCTTAGCTAGGGTGCCTCCGTTTTTAATTTTCCGCCTCCGATTGGTTTGTAAACGGTGGAATTCTCTGCTTCAAGATAGTAGTTTTCTCAAATTCCATTCCAGTGTGCCATCACACGGGCCGTGTCTCCTTACATTTTGGAAGAACACGCAGATCCCGCAGTGTTCTGTTTTCAGCTTACCACTGAAATCTTGGTATAGAATACCGTTCACTTTCTTGCCACCATGGGCATTCTGGTTAGTTGGCTCTTCTGGTGGTCTTGTTTGCTTTTCTGGGCATGATGGACTAATGTTCAAGACCCTGGTGTGTAACCCTCTAACTCAAACTTGGAGGGCATTGCCTAGTATGCATTACCATCAACAAAGGCAACTGATATTGGTTGTTGATCGGGTGGATCGGTCATTTAAAGTGATAGCCACCAGCGATATTTACGGTGACAAGTCATTGCCAACTGAAGTTTATGACTCAAAGATCGACAGTTGGACAATTCATCAGATTATGCCAGCAGTTAATCTCTGCTCTTCAAAAATGGCCTATTGTGACTCCAGATTGTACTTAGAAACCCTTTCACCGCTGGGTCTGATGATGTATAGATTAGACACAGGTCACTGGGAACATATTCCGGCTAAGTTTCCTCGATCTTTGTTGGATGGTTATTTGGTTGCTGGTACCCAAAAACGTCTTTTTCTTGTTGGAAGGATTGGCCTTTATAGTACTCTTCAGAGTATGAGAATTTGGGAATTGGATCATACCAAATTTACGTGGGTGGAGATCAGTAGGATGCCCCCGAAGTATTTTCGTGCTTTATTGAGATTATCAGCGGAGCGATTTGAATGCTTTGGGCAGGATAATCTAATCTGCTTCACGTCTTGGAACCAAGGGAAAGGCCTTCTATATGATGTGGATAAAAAGATCTGGTCATGGATTGGTGGGTGTGCTCTCCAGTCATACAACAATCAAGTTTGTTTCTATGAGCCGAGGTTTGATGCTTCTATCTACTAA
- the LOC108328776 gene encoding uncharacterized protein LOC108328776 isoform X1, giving the protein MKRRNTQMKITVLSTVLLGCLLVMNVQGDSSPGKIENKNKLGDAAQEEAFVRSGAGHVRKIGGKKFSRKEVKYVADGETSKISGNDNHGLKPSGSYQNNEAQKFVIMEPKQYLKSTKFVIRRSIFTNTNLKSCSPDCNSVSPKQGISEEAAKSSAQKDETQRFAEAAKEIASLIYKDYRGKPSHRPPINNQEPRN; this is encoded by the exons ATGAAAAGAAGAAACACTCAGATGAAGATCACCGTGCTCTCAACAGTTTTACTAGGATGTCTCTTGGTCATGAATGTCCAAGGGGATTCTTCACCAG GTAAGATAGAGAACAAAAACAAGCTTGGAGATGCTGCTCAAGAG GAAGCATTTGTGAGAAGTGGAGCTGGTCACGTGAGGAAGATTGGAGGAAAGAAATTCAGCAGAAAGGAGGTGAAATATGTTGCAGATGGAGAGACTTCAAAGATTTCAG GTAACGATAACCATGGTTTGAAGCCTTCTGGATCATACCAAAACAATGAGGCTCAG AAGTTTGTGATAATGGAGCCAAAACAATATTTGAAATCCACCAAATTTGTTATCCGAAGAAGTATATTTACCAACACGAACTTGAAGTCATGTTCACCAGATTGCAATTCTGTGTCACCTAAACAAGGAATTTCTGAAGAAGCGGCAAAAAGTAGTGCGCAAAAAGACGAGACACAGAGATTTGCTGAGGCTGCAAAAGAGATTGCAAGCCTGATATATAAGGATTATAGGGGAAAACCAAGTCACAGGCCACCCATCAATAACCAAGAGCCTAGAAATTGA